One genomic window of Prochlorococcus sp. MIT 0801 includes the following:
- a CDS encoding precorrin-8X methylmutase, which translates to MKTPEHPIFLESVNYIRSKIGITGLDEVQQSILERIIHSSGDFDLLSCVKFSPTACQDAIKALKNGATILTDTYMAEAAISPMAKRTLNSNIECILGMAPASMSIDTTLTTRSEIGMKKKWLNFEDKDTINDLNAPLVIIGSSPTALISLLDLVEAGYKRPSLIVGMPVGFIGVNESKTRLLNSGCAYIVLEGSKGGASLAAATTNALLRAAEN; encoded by the coding sequence GTGAAAACACCCGAACATCCCATCTTTCTCGAAAGTGTTAATTACATTAGATCTAAAATAGGCATTACAGGACTTGATGAGGTTCAGCAATCAATTTTAGAACGCATTATTCATTCAAGTGGAGACTTTGACTTGCTGTCATGTGTCAAGTTTAGTCCCACTGCTTGTCAGGATGCTATTAAGGCATTGAAAAATGGTGCAACGATTTTGACTGACACTTATATGGCAGAGGCAGCAATATCGCCTATGGCTAAACGAACCTTGAATTCAAATATTGAATGCATTTTAGGTATGGCTCCAGCTTCCATGTCCATTGATACAACTTTAACTACTAGAAGTGAAATTGGTATGAAAAAAAAATGGTTAAACTTTGAGGATAAAGACACCATAAACGATTTAAATGCTCCATTGGTCATAATTGGGAGTTCTCCAACAGCTTTAATTTCTTTATTAGATCTTGTTGAAGCTGGCTATAAGAGACCAAGTTTAATTGTTGGAATGCCAGTGGGATTTATTGGGGTGAATGAGAGTAAAACTCGATTATTAAATAGTGGTTGTGCATATATTGTCTTGGAAGGTTCTAAAGGAGGTGCATCCTTAGCTGCAGCTACTACTAATGCTTTATTGAGAGCGGCTGAGAATTAA
- the holA gene encoding DNA polymerase III subunit delta, whose amino-acid sequence MPIHLIWGDDYEACNREIEEIIQTVINPSWKSFNYSQIDGNDPKQNFRALEEVQSAPFGSGGRIVLVRRSPFCNGCTIELANKLEQAIKLIPDNTYLILNNSNKPDKRLKTTKLIEKSIQTNSLSKEKSFLLPLPWDINGQRNLVKNILYKFNLKMNHETIDLIVESIGNDSSLINTELQKLSLLSDAVNKNLNTDSPREISKELVKKLIQNNSTNALEIANLLLKGEIIIALNKIQSLLKNGEPALRLITTLTGQSRGWLWVHLLDSQGNQDVKEIAKLAGIANPKRIFVIRKQIQDTSLEILLELMKKLLKIEASIKSGTNPIDSFKDNLLTDSKILTNN is encoded by the coding sequence ATGCCAATACATTTAATATGGGGGGATGATTATGAGGCCTGTAACAGAGAAATAGAAGAAATAATTCAAACAGTGATTAATCCATCGTGGAAAAGTTTTAACTATAGTCAGATAGATGGAAATGACCCAAAGCAAAATTTCAGAGCACTTGAAGAGGTTCAAAGTGCCCCTTTTGGAAGCGGAGGGAGAATTGTACTAGTTAGAAGAAGCCCTTTTTGCAACGGATGTACAATTGAACTAGCTAACAAACTTGAACAAGCAATTAAACTAATTCCTGATAATACATATCTAATTCTAAATAATTCAAATAAACCAGATAAAAGACTTAAGACAACAAAATTAATAGAAAAAAGTATTCAAACAAATAGCTTGTCAAAGGAAAAGAGTTTTCTTCTTCCACTACCATGGGATATAAATGGACAACGCAATCTAGTAAAAAATATTTTATACAAATTCAATCTTAAAATGAATCATGAAACGATTGATTTAATAGTAGAGAGCATAGGTAATGATAGCTCTTTAATTAATACTGAACTTCAAAAGCTTTCCTTATTATCAGATGCTGTTAATAAAAACTTAAATACAGATAGCCCGAGAGAAATATCAAAAGAACTAGTAAAAAAACTAATTCAAAACAATTCGACTAACGCACTAGAAATTGCCAATTTACTATTGAAAGGAGAGATAATTATAGCTCTAAATAAGATTCAATCCTTACTTAAAAATGGAGAGCCTGCTTTACGGTTAATTACAACCTTAACTGGTCAATCAAGAGGATGGCTTTGGGTACATCTATTGGATTCACAGGGAAATCAAGATGTCAAAGAAATAGCCAAACTTGCTGGGATCGCCAACCCAAAACGTATTTTTGTAATTCGAAAACAAATTCAAGATACATCTTTGGAAATATTGCTTGAATTGATGAAAAAACTTTTAAAAATTGAGGCCTCAATTAAATCAGGAACCAATCCAATCGATTCTTTTAAAGATAATCTGCTAACAGACAGTAAAATTTTGACTAATAACTGA
- a CDS encoding aspartate kinase, translated as MALLVQKFGGTSLGSIERIKAVAQRIKSSKEKGDDLVVVVSAMGHQTDELTRLASEITVDPPHREMDMLLSTGEQVSISLLTMALNELGTPAISLTGTQAGIITESAHGRARILEIRTERIKNLLDQGKTIVIAGFQGTSLGIGGIAEITTLGRGGSDTSAVALAASLKAARCEIYTDVPGVLTTDPRIVKNAKLMKNISCDEMLELASLGAAVLHPRAVEIARNFGVTLVVKSSWDNLDGTTLTSNKNPDFSQGGIEHRSPVDGLELLENQAVVALSNIPDRPGIAAELFESLSKGGVNVDLIIQATHQIDSNDITFTVAENELNNALTQCEKLINTIGGDISFQKDLTKLSIYGAGIMGRPGIASSLFQILSDSGINIRLIATSEVKVSCVIDAELGKKALRNVGEVFKLTDKQISLNPTIVDNNEPEVRGIALDRDQIQISVKNVPDQPGTASTICSTLADKNISLDTIVQSERKHKDKTKDISFTLKKNDRSDAKYALKELIENWQGSKIEEGESIVRISAVGSGMPFTKGTAGKIFRALANQKINIEMIATSEIRTTCIISEKYGEKALNEIHSCFKLGNNEK; from the coding sequence ATGGCATTGTTGGTTCAAAAATTTGGCGGCACCTCTCTAGGAAGCATTGAGCGCATAAAAGCTGTCGCACAGAGAATCAAATCAAGTAAAGAAAAAGGTGATGATCTGGTAGTTGTTGTGTCTGCAATGGGACATCAAACTGACGAATTAACACGGCTTGCTTCAGAAATAACTGTTGATCCTCCTCATCGAGAAATGGATATGCTCCTCTCAACTGGGGAACAAGTCTCAATATCATTATTAACAATGGCCCTGAATGAATTGGGCACGCCAGCAATCTCATTAACAGGAACTCAAGCTGGAATTATTACAGAATCAGCTCATGGACGAGCCAGAATCCTCGAGATAAGGACAGAACGAATAAAAAATCTCTTAGATCAAGGTAAAACCATAGTTATAGCTGGATTCCAAGGAACCAGTCTTGGCATAGGAGGAATTGCTGAAATCACAACTTTAGGAAGAGGAGGATCAGATACTTCTGCAGTCGCTCTAGCAGCATCTCTTAAAGCTGCTAGGTGTGAAATTTATACCGATGTTCCTGGCGTTCTCACAACTGACCCAAGAATTGTTAAAAATGCAAAATTAATGAAAAATATTAGTTGTGATGAAATGTTAGAGCTGGCCAGCCTTGGAGCTGCTGTTTTACATCCTCGAGCAGTTGAAATAGCAAGAAATTTCGGCGTAACTCTTGTCGTCAAATCAAGTTGGGACAACCTTGATGGAACAACTCTAACTAGTAATAAGAATCCTGATTTTTCTCAAGGTGGAATAGAACATCGCAGTCCTGTCGATGGTTTAGAACTTCTTGAGAATCAAGCAGTCGTAGCTTTATCTAATATTCCAGATCGTCCAGGAATTGCTGCTGAACTTTTTGAATCTCTATCAAAGGGTGGAGTGAATGTCGATCTCATTATTCAAGCGACACATCAGATCGACTCTAACGACATCACTTTTACTGTTGCTGAAAATGAATTAAATAATGCACTAACTCAATGTGAAAAACTCATTAATACTATTGGAGGTGATATATCTTTTCAAAAAGATCTGACTAAACTAAGTATTTATGGAGCTGGAATAATGGGAAGACCTGGGATAGCGTCATCTCTATTCCAAATTCTTTCTGACTCTGGTATTAATATACGATTAATCGCAACTAGTGAAGTCAAAGTAAGTTGTGTTATTGATGCAGAATTAGGGAAAAAAGCATTACGTAATGTAGGCGAAGTTTTCAAGCTTACTGATAAACAAATTTCGCTAAATCCAACTATTGTAGATAACAACGAGCCAGAAGTAAGAGGAATAGCTTTAGATAGAGATCAAATCCAAATTAGCGTGAAGAATGTTCCAGATCAGCCAGGGACTGCCTCCACAATATGTTCCACTTTGGCTGATAAAAACATCAGCTTAGATACAATAGTTCAATCAGAAAGAAAGCATAAAGATAAAACCAAAGATATTAGCTTCACTTTAAAGAAAAATGATAGAAGCGATGCTAAATATGCATTAAAAGAATTGATTGAAAATTGGCAAGGATCAAAAATTGAAGAAGGAGAATCCATAGTACGAATTAGCGCAGTAGGATCTGGGATGCCATTTACAAAAGGAACAGCAGGTAAAATATTTAGAGCACTAGCAAATCAAAAAATCAATATCGAAATGATCGCTACTAGTGAAATAAGAACAACTTGTATTATCTCAGAAAAATATGGTGAAAAAGCATTAAATGAAATTCATTCTTGCTTTAAATTAGGAAATAATGAAAAATAA
- the uvrB gene encoding excinuclease ABC subunit UvrB: MPEYKLQAPYVPKGDQPEAIKGLVRGVNDGEKFQTLLGATGTGKTFTIANLIAQTGRPALVLAHNKTLAAQLCNELREFFPDNAVEYFISYYDYYQPEAYVPVSDTYIAKTSSINEEIDMLRHSATRSLFERDDVIVVASISCIYGLGIPSEYLKASVKFQVGQSIDLRSCLRSLVSNQYTRNDIEISRGRFRVRGDVLEIGPAYDDRLVRLELFGDEVESISYVDPTTGEILNKLDSINIYPAKHFVTPKDRLESAIQAIKKELKDRLEFLNQEGKLLEAQRLEQRTIYDLEMLKEVGYCNGVENYARHLSGREPGSAPECLIDYFPKDWLLLLDESHVTCPQLRAMYNGDQARKKVLIDHGFRLPSAADNRPLMDIEFWNKVKQTVFISATPGDWELSQSTGNIVEQVIRPTGVLDPLVEVRPTHGQVEDLLFEIRKRASKKQRILVTTLTKRMAEDLTDYLSENKIRVRYLHSEIHSIERIEIIQDLRLGEYDVLVGVNLLREGLDLPEVSLVVILDADKEGFLRSQRSLIQTIGRAARHVEGLALLYADNMTDSMAKAISETERRREIQNIYNIENCITPKPAGKKASNSILSFLEISRRLNQAGNTDDFVDIADKLIDHSSKDSDSGISLESLPELIEKLESKMKITAKDLDFEKAAILRDRIKKLRHRLVGR, encoded by the coding sequence ATGCCTGAATATAAACTTCAAGCTCCTTATGTTCCAAAAGGTGATCAACCTGAAGCGATTAAAGGTCTCGTTAGAGGTGTAAATGATGGGGAAAAGTTTCAAACTTTATTAGGTGCAACTGGAACAGGCAAGACTTTTACAATAGCTAATTTGATAGCTCAAACTGGAAGACCTGCGTTAGTTTTAGCTCATAACAAAACACTTGCAGCTCAATTATGCAATGAATTAAGGGAATTTTTTCCTGATAATGCTGTTGAATATTTTATCTCATATTATGATTATTATCAGCCAGAAGCTTATGTTCCAGTAAGTGATACATACATAGCCAAGACTTCATCAATTAATGAAGAAATTGATATGTTACGCCACTCTGCGACTAGGTCTTTATTTGAACGAGATGATGTCATAGTCGTTGCCTCAATTAGTTGTATATATGGTTTAGGAATTCCAAGTGAATACTTAAAGGCTTCTGTAAAGTTTCAAGTTGGTCAAAGTATTGATTTAAGATCTTGTCTTAGATCATTAGTTTCCAATCAATATACACGTAATGATATCGAAATCAGTAGAGGTAGATTTAGAGTTAGAGGAGATGTATTAGAAATAGGGCCAGCATATGATGACAGACTTGTAAGACTTGAATTATTTGGAGATGAAGTCGAAAGTATTAGCTATGTCGATCCTACTACTGGAGAAATCTTAAATAAACTTGACTCAATCAACATCTATCCAGCAAAACATTTTGTTACCCCAAAAGATCGCTTAGAATCCGCAATTCAAGCAATAAAAAAAGAGTTAAAAGATAGATTAGAATTTCTTAACCAAGAGGGTAAATTACTCGAGGCTCAAAGGTTAGAACAACGAACTATTTATGACTTAGAAATGTTAAAGGAAGTTGGATATTGTAATGGAGTTGAAAATTATGCTCGTCATCTTTCTGGAAGAGAACCTGGCTCAGCCCCAGAATGCCTAATTGATTACTTCCCTAAAGACTGGTTATTACTTTTAGATGAAAGTCATGTTACTTGTCCTCAATTAAGAGCTATGTATAATGGCGATCAAGCTAGAAAAAAAGTGTTAATAGATCATGGATTTAGACTACCAAGTGCAGCTGATAATCGTCCTTTAATGGATATAGAATTTTGGAATAAGGTAAAACAAACTGTTTTTATAAGCGCAACTCCTGGTGATTGGGAATTGTCCCAAAGTACAGGAAATATAGTTGAGCAAGTTATCAGACCTACTGGTGTTCTAGATCCTCTAGTTGAAGTACGTCCAACCCATGGTCAAGTCGAAGATTTGCTTTTCGAAATTAGAAAAAGAGCATCAAAAAAGCAAAGAATACTTGTCACAACTCTCACGAAAAGAATGGCTGAAGATCTTACAGATTATTTATCTGAAAATAAAATAAGAGTTCGCTATTTACATTCAGAGATTCATTCAATTGAGAGAATTGAAATAATTCAAGATTTACGACTGGGAGAATATGATGTATTAGTTGGAGTTAATCTTCTAAGAGAAGGTTTGGATTTACCTGAGGTCTCTCTTGTAGTAATTCTTGATGCAGATAAAGAAGGATTTTTAAGATCTCAAAGATCTTTGATACAAACAATCGGTCGAGCAGCAAGACATGTTGAAGGCTTAGCTTTGCTCTATGCAGATAATATGACTGACTCCATGGCAAAGGCCATTAGTGAGACTGAAAGACGCCGAGAAATACAGAATATTTATAATATTGAGAATTGTATAACTCCTAAACCAGCAGGTAAGAAAGCAAGTAATTCAATTCTTTCTTTCTTAGAGATATCCAGAAGATTAAATCAAGCTGGAAATACTGATGATTTTGTTGATATTGCTGATAAGTTGATTGATCACAGCTCTAAGGATTCTGATAGCGGAATATCTTTAGAATCTCTGCCTGAATTAATTGAAAAATTGGAATCAAAAATGAAAATAACAGCTAAAGATCTAGATTTTGAAAAAGCTGCAATTCTTAGAGATCGTATAAAAAAATTAAGGCATAGGTTAGTCGGTAGATAA
- a CDS encoding DUF561 domain-containing protein: MTRLQTLPASLQKSIKNRSLLKVISGLSNFNPESVLLIAKAAGHGGADLLDIACEPKLVELAVEASNIPVCVSSVEPRLFPNAVKAGASMIEIGNFDSFYPDGRFFSADEVLSLASESRRLLPEVFLSVTVPHVLPLDSQAQLALDLVDRGVDLIQTEGGTSSHPLSPGTLGLIEKASPTLAATFAIASSLKESQHDVPVICASGLSEVTVPMAISVGANGVGIGSAVNKLKTELAMVATVKGLRQALDSLKLVSTINR; the protein is encoded by the coding sequence ATGACACGTTTGCAAACATTGCCAGCTTCACTTCAAAAGAGTATTAAAAACAGATCTTTATTGAAAGTAATTTCTGGTTTGAGTAATTTTAATCCAGAATCAGTGCTTCTAATTGCCAAAGCTGCTGGTCATGGGGGCGCCGACTTATTGGACATTGCCTGTGAACCAAAATTAGTAGAGCTAGCTGTAGAGGCCTCGAATATTCCTGTGTGTGTAAGTTCTGTTGAACCAAGGCTCTTCCCTAACGCTGTTAAAGCAGGAGCATCAATGATTGAGATTGGGAATTTTGATTCTTTTTATCCAGATGGGCGTTTCTTTTCAGCTGATGAGGTGCTCTCATTAGCTAGTGAATCTCGACGCCTGTTACCGGAAGTTTTTTTGTCAGTGACCGTTCCCCATGTTTTGCCTTTAGATAGTCAAGCTCAATTAGCGTTAGATCTTGTTGATAGAGGGGTCGACTTAATTCAGACAGAAGGAGGCACAAGCTCTCATCCCTTGAGTCCTGGAACTTTAGGTTTAATAGAAAAAGCTTCACCTACTTTGGCCGCGACTTTCGCTATCGCATCTTCTTTAAAGGAGAGTCAGCATGATGTGCCTGTGATTTGTGCTTCTGGGCTCTCTGAAGTCACTGTCCCAATGGCTATTTCAGTAGGAGCTAATGGGGTTGGTATTGGATCAGCAGTAAATAAATTGAAGACTGAATTAGCTATGGTTGCTACTGTCAAAGGTCTTCGTCAGGCTTTAGATTCGTTAAAACTGGTTTCCACGATTAATCGATGA
- the tilS gene encoding tRNA lysidine(34) synthetase TilS: MRLHKRLKQNKSLLPSNSTILLAISGGQDSMALLKLIIDLKRLHKWQVEIWHGDHQWHAKSEKIEKELKLWCLNNQISFHSNKADKKEVANEEKARDWRYKNLILRAKLLSSKNIHFPCTRILTGHTATDRAETVIMNLARGTDLTGLTTLKEQRTVDNNIDLARPLLIFNRSETLEICKDFNLPIWIDPSNENINLTRNKIRKEILPILNSIYKGADSRIASVANRLESYNEDQKIFAKIAIEFCQGEKPNSISRKKLFSLTNSIRQIILSNWLKTTGVTRVTALQIEEINTKVSQRKPPGSIHLHGDFQLSWDKETIYISTKANKKDNFQLSTNC, encoded by the coding sequence ATGCGTTTACACAAAAGGCTGAAACAAAATAAATCTCTGCTTCCCAGTAACTCCACCATTCTTTTAGCAATATCTGGTGGCCAAGATTCGATGGCCCTTCTCAAACTAATTATTGATTTAAAAAGACTACATAAATGGCAAGTCGAAATCTGGCATGGAGATCACCAATGGCATGCTAAATCCGAGAAAATCGAAAAAGAGCTAAAACTTTGGTGTCTGAATAATCAAATTTCATTTCACTCTAATAAAGCAGATAAAAAAGAAGTTGCTAATGAAGAAAAAGCAAGAGATTGGAGATATAAAAACCTAATATTGAGAGCTAAGTTATTATCATCAAAAAATATACATTTTCCGTGTACAAGAATATTAACTGGTCATACTGCTACTGATCGAGCAGAAACAGTCATTATGAACTTAGCCAGGGGGACTGATCTGACTGGACTTACTACTCTTAAAGAGCAAAGAACTGTAGACAATAATATAGATTTAGCAAGACCTCTACTAATTTTCAATAGGAGTGAAACTCTCGAGATTTGTAAAGATTTTAATTTACCAATTTGGATTGATCCTTCAAATGAAAATATTAATTTAACAAGAAATAAAATAAGAAAAGAAATTTTGCCAATCTTGAATTCAATCTATAAGGGAGCAGATTCAAGAATAGCCTCAGTAGCTAATAGACTTGAAAGTTATAACGAAGACCAAAAAATATTTGCAAAAATAGCAATAGAATTTTGCCAAGGAGAAAAACCCAATTCCATATCGAGAAAAAAACTATTCAGCCTAACAAACTCTATTAGACAAATAATTCTATCTAATTGGTTAAAGACAACAGGTGTGACAAGAGTAACAGCTCTGCAAATTGAAGAAATAAATACCAAAGTGTCTCAAAGGAAACCACCTGGAAGTATCCATCTTCATGGAGACTTCCAACTATCTTGGGACAAAGAAACTATTTATATCTCAACTAAAGCTAATAAAAAAGACAATTTTCAGTTATCAACTAATTGCTGA
- a CDS encoding ribonuclease J: MTSSSMNSQGSKNNQTNSPCLRIIPLGGLGEIGKNTCVFEYGDDIMILDAGLAFPTDGMHGVNVVMPDTTYLRENQNRIRGLVVTHGHEDHIGGISHHLKNFNIPIVYGPPLAMSMLRGKMEEAGVADRTTIQVCGPREVIKVGQHFSVEFVRNTHSISDSYSFAVTTPVGVVFFTGDFKFDHTPPDGQPADLARMAHYGDKGVLCLLSDSTNSEVAGFTPSEYSVFPNLDRYIATAEGRVMVTTFASSTHRVSMLLELAMKNGRKVGLLGRSMLNVVGKARELGYMRFPDDLFFPIKQIRDLPDRETFLLMTGSQGESMAALSRIARGEHQHVQLKTSDTVIFSASPIPGNTISVMHTIDKLIKLGAKVIYGKDKGIHVSGHGCQEDQKWMLGLTRPKYFIPVHGEYRMQVLHGRTAVSMGVHPENVLVMENGDVAELRPDSIVQGSPVKSGVELLDSSRTGVVDTRVLKERQQLADDGVITVLTPISTDGVMVAPPRVNLRGVITNVDAKTMVNWTEREINWVLENRWKQLVLNTGGKSVEVDWIGLQREVESGLSRRLRREVQAEPLILCLVQPAPGGTRAYKPQLDQQPDSRQVVKKTVDKDPKTRNASVVNKETSSSAEQKINKESNAEEMPSGRTRRRRSAIS; encoded by the coding sequence ATGACATCAAGTTCAATGAATTCTCAAGGTTCAAAAAATAATCAAACAAATTCTCCTTGTTTGAGAATTATTCCCTTAGGTGGCCTCGGAGAAATCGGAAAAAATACTTGCGTATTTGAATACGGAGACGACATCATGATTCTTGATGCTGGTCTGGCTTTCCCAACGGATGGGATGCATGGAGTAAATGTTGTTATGCCTGACACTACTTATCTACGTGAAAATCAAAATCGGATAAGAGGTTTGGTGGTTACTCATGGGCATGAGGATCATATTGGAGGAATTTCTCATCATTTAAAGAACTTTAATATCCCAATTGTTTACGGCCCGCCCCTTGCTATGTCAATGCTTAGGGGAAAAATGGAGGAAGCTGGAGTTGCTGATCGGACAACAATACAAGTATGTGGACCCAGAGAAGTTATCAAAGTTGGGCAACATTTTTCAGTTGAATTTGTAAGAAATACACATTCAATTTCTGATAGTTATTCCTTCGCAGTGACGACTCCAGTGGGAGTAGTATTTTTCACTGGTGATTTTAAGTTCGACCATACCCCACCTGACGGACAGCCTGCCGATCTAGCCAGAATGGCTCACTATGGAGATAAAGGTGTTTTATGCCTTCTATCTGATTCAACCAACTCTGAAGTTGCAGGTTTCACACCCTCTGAATATTCTGTTTTTCCAAATCTAGATAGATATATTGCTACTGCTGAGGGCAGAGTTATGGTCACTACTTTTGCTAGTTCAACTCATCGTGTATCGATGCTTTTAGAGCTAGCAATGAAAAACGGTAGAAAAGTTGGCTTGCTAGGTCGTTCAATGCTGAATGTGGTTGGAAAAGCAAGAGAACTGGGATATATGCGTTTTCCTGATGATTTATTTTTTCCCATTAAACAGATCAGAGATTTGCCTGATAGAGAGACTTTTTTATTGATGACAGGTAGTCAAGGAGAATCAATGGCTGCTTTAAGTCGTATTGCTAGAGGCGAGCATCAACATGTTCAATTGAAAACTAGTGATACTGTCATTTTTTCTGCTAGCCCTATTCCTGGAAATACTATTTCCGTAATGCATACGATTGATAAATTAATCAAATTGGGTGCAAAAGTAATTTATGGAAAAGATAAGGGAATTCATGTTTCAGGCCATGGATGCCAAGAAGATCAAAAATGGATGCTTGGATTAACAAGACCCAAATACTTTATTCCTGTTCATGGTGAGTACAGAATGCAAGTTCTACATGGGAGAACTGCAGTATCAATGGGGGTTCATCCCGAGAATGTATTAGTGATGGAGAATGGGGACGTTGCTGAACTAAGACCAGACTCTATTGTTCAAGGTTCACCAGTTAAATCAGGAGTGGAATTACTCGATTCTTCTAGAACGGGCGTTGTGGATACTCGAGTCTTAAAAGAACGTCAGCAACTTGCTGATGATGGAGTTATTACCGTTCTTACTCCAATTAGTACTGATGGCGTGATGGTTGCTCCCCCTAGGGTGAATCTTCGAGGTGTTATTACTAATGTTGATGCCAAAACGATGGTTAATTGGACTGAAAGAGAGATTAATTGGGTCCTTGAAAATCGATGGAAACAGCTCGTTCTTAATACGGGCGGAAAGTCAGTTGAGGTTGATTGGATTGGATTGCAAAGAGAGGTTGAATCAGGATTATCTCGTCGGTTGAGAAGAGAGGTTCAAGCTGAGCCTTTAATTCTTTGCCTTGTTCAACCTGCTCCAGGAGGAACTCGAGCATATAAACCTCAACTTGATCAACAGCCAGACTCAAGACAAGTAGTTAAGAAAACGGTTGATAAAGACCCTAAGACGAGAAATGCATCTGTAGTAAATAAAGAGACAAGTTCATCTGCAGAACAAAAAATAAATAAGGAATCTAATGCAGAGGAAATGCCATCAGGAAGAACAAGACGTCGCAGATCAGCAATTAGTTGA
- the dapA gene encoding 4-hydroxy-tetrahydrodipicolinate synthase has translation MNKSASLSPAPFGRLLTAMVTPFNDEGKVDYGLAADLANYLVDQGSDGIVVCGTTGESPTLTWQEQQKMLETVRNSLGSRAKVLAGTGSNSTSEAIEATKEAANSGADGALVVVPYYNKPPQEGLEVHFRAIANAAPKLPLMLYNIPGRTGCSISPSIVSKLMDCSNVVSFKAASGTTEEVTQLRNYCGSDLAIYSGDDALVLPMLSVGAVGVVSVASHLVGPNLKKIIESFLEGKYAEALYLHETLQPLFKSLFATTNPIPVKSALQLIGWSVGPPRSPLVSLNSEMKEELVKILSSMRLI, from the coding sequence ATGAATAAGTCAGCTTCATTATCACCAGCACCTTTTGGAAGGCTGCTAACCGCAATGGTGACACCATTTAATGATGAAGGGAAAGTTGATTATGGCCTTGCTGCCGATTTGGCAAATTATTTAGTAGATCAAGGTTCAGATGGCATTGTTGTCTGTGGAACTACGGGTGAGTCACCTACTCTAACTTGGCAAGAACAACAAAAAATGCTGGAAACAGTGAGAAATTCTTTAGGCTCTAGGGCCAAAGTTTTAGCTGGAACTGGAAGTAATTCGACCTCTGAGGCAATTGAAGCTACAAAGGAAGCGGCTAATTCTGGTGCTGACGGTGCATTAGTTGTTGTTCCTTATTACAATAAACCACCACAAGAAGGATTAGAAGTTCATTTTCGAGCTATTGCAAATGCAGCTCCAAAGTTGCCTTTAATGCTCTATAACATCCCTGGGAGGACAGGTTGTTCGATATCACCTAGTATTGTAAGTAAGCTTATGGATTGCAGTAATGTAGTCAGTTTTAAAGCCGCAAGTGGAACAACCGAGGAAGTGACTCAATTAAGGAACTATTGTGGATCAGATTTAGCTATTTATAGCGGTGATGATGCTTTGGTTTTACCAATGCTTTCAGTTGGGGCTGTTGGCGTTGTTAGTGTCGCAAGTCATTTGGTTGGTCCTAATTTGAAGAAAATTATAGAGAGTTTTTTAGAGGGTAAATATGCTGAGGCACTTTATTTGCACGAGACATTGCAACCTCTTTTTAAATCCCTTTTTGCAACCACAAATCCAATTCCTGTTAAATCGGCACTTCAACTCATCGGCTGGTCTGTTGGACCTCCTCGAAGTCCTCTAGTCTCTTTAAACAGTGAAATGAAAGAAGAACTCGTGAAGATACTCTCTTCTATGAGATTGATTTGA